tttggttatttcgaaaattcggttttcaaattaaaaaaattcggttatatcgattaattcggttcggttactgttttcaaaatttttaaatcggttaaccgaattaacagatataataaatattattatttaataaaaaaatttatttatcaatttttataaatattttaatttttaattttaaaatcgatataatatgtattaattgtgttcaaataaaacttatatatttgtgatgtgtgtgattttatgcatttgtgtaaactataatgttaaaaaaaattacatatataattaaagttaaatcataattttttttaaaaattaatcggTTAATTCGATCGGTTCGATTATGGATAAATATTTCAGTTCGGTTCGATTATGGCTAATTCGGTTCGATCGGTAGTCGTAAACACAATATATAAATACCCGACTAAGCAAATTTAATTGATGTGGATTTTGTTTAACCAACATGTTTCAAATTAAAATTACACGTATaacattattattaaaatatgtaTTCAATCGAGAAGTTTACGAGAAGTTTTCACAAATTTATACATGTGAGATAAGTCGATCTTGTTAATATGTGGTAATAATATAACAACTGGATTCACTAAACAAAGACAAATTCAACATGAAAATCAGTTTATCCAAAAGGCTCCCTCTTTTTAAACAATTGGTGAAACCCACGGATCAAACGTTAACACCACAGCTCTGCGAGAGCTGATACTTAATCGCATTTCCGATCACGATTCCAGTGTTCTTGCTATTGCCGATCGGAATATAAGCGGGGCAGCTGACGTGAAGATGGTAAAGGCCAGACACAAAGTTCCCCACCTTCCATTTCACGCGCCCGTTGAGCCTGATCACCAAGGCTATGGCGCCGTTAGCCTGGTCCTGGCTGAGGGAGAGGCCGTTGTACGGCGCCACAGGGACGGTGGTGCCGTAGATGAACGGAGACCAGACGTTGTCGTCCTTGTGGCCTTGGTAGACCGGAGGGATGACGGTGGGGTAAGTGATTTGCTGGTGGTGATAGGCGGCGTAGACCTCCATTCTGTCGTAGTATATGCCGATGTTGGAGTTGGGGTTGTGGGAGTTGATGGTGATCTGCAGGGTGGTGGAGATGACATTGGGGGCGGTGACGTTGAGGTTGAAGATGGTTGCGTCTTGGAGGGTGAAGGAGGGTTTTTGAGGCTGGAGACTGGCCCAGACGAGGAAGATGGTCAGCAGGACGATGAACGTAAAGATGATGAGGCACGCGCAGAAACGACGGGTGATTTTTCGTGGCCACAAGATGTGGTGATGTTGGTCTTGGGTTGGTTTCTCCGACATAGTGAAGGCGGTGGCGAATATTGGAGTGGGGAAGTGGCAAGAAATGGTGTTTGGCAGTGTGTTAATATATAGGCTTTTCAAATGAGCTTAGAAATGCATATGTTATTTTTACAATACAAATTTTACCTAAAGACCCATCCAAATTTCTCAGTTATTTATTTCGAAatccatttttaaatttatttttttaaaaaaataaaattggtgtCGACCCCCCCTAAACGAAAGAATAGAACAAAGGTGATAGAGTGGAGGAGAATCTCGACTTTATAAGAAAAATCCGTAGTGAGTTTTGGGCTGAAACGGGCCCACAAAAACCCACCCACTTCGCGTTTGGGTATGGTATATACCAGAACCAATTAACTTTTAGGCCCGTCCCACCAAGAAAGGAATCATTCAAACTAAAAAGAGGCCGAGAATATTCATTTAGAAAAAAGGGCTGGCCCACTACAGATTCCAAAAGCCCAACCTTTTTGCTTTCGCTATTTGttctaaattattttttaccTCAAAGTTCCTATAAATCATCCTTGGACTTCGACATCGGAtgtatttagtttttttttccatttaatTATTGAAAATCGAATAAAATGTCGTTTGGaagaatatttataatatataatttaggTTGTTCTTGATTGAAAACTATAGATTTCAAATTTGTTACTCAAATCTCTTGACCTTTTCGGATAACGAAATTAAAATGAATATCAAATCCACACTATATTAGATTACGTTCCTTTCTACATAAAATATTCAATTGATCCTGAATTTTATCAATTagtcatttttaaaaaatgtaattttgagaattttAGTTGATTTATCTTATATTCtcacaaaatattaaattctatgtttttaaatattagaactgtaatttttttttaaaaaaaaacactcccagaaaatatcaaaatattcaGTTGGTGTAAGAGCTGCATAAAAAGATTCTATTTCAACCTTGTCTTTGTATGTTTTTACACCATAGGATAACTTCTCTACACAAAAACTCT
The Primulina eburnea isolate SZY01 chromosome 5, ASM2296580v1, whole genome shotgun sequence genome window above contains:
- the LOC140831615 gene encoding NDR1/HIN1-like protein 1, yielding MSEKPTQDQHHHILWPRKITRRFCACLIIFTFIVLLTIFLVWASLQPQKPSFTLQDATIFNLNVTAPNVISTTLQITINSHNPNSNIGIYYDRMEVYAAYHHQQITYPTVIPPVYQGHKDDNVWSPFIYGTTVPVAPYNGLSLSQDQANGAIALVIRLNGRVKWKVGNFVSGLYHLHVSCPAYIPIGNSKNTGIVIGNAIKYQLSQSCGVNV